Part of the Diprion similis isolate iyDipSimi1 chromosome 10, iyDipSimi1.1, whole genome shotgun sequence genome, GCTTACATTTCATGGTTTTCGATGCATATTAAAACATCATTAATGGTTACGTTTTTCTTTGTCTGTCGGCGGTATATACCTATCGATCGAGAGGTTATGTTTGATCGCGCTAGAATAGAtcaaagaattaataaatGAACAAGCCATGCAGTACTGAAAATTACCCTCTTGTTGAGTTCTCAAAATTGCAtcagttgaataaaatatcgtaCCTATTTCATTGTTTAGGTGTCAGGAAACTGTCAAGCTTTATTGCGATTAAATGTCTGAGGAAAACTTGAAACACTTCCACTTAGTGCTGATCATAATTGTTATGTGCATAGGTACGTATAGAATTTGCAAAACATTACAATTACAAACAatagtgattattattttcaatttctaagAAGTCCGACGTGTTTGCAAAGTTAGTTTTGTCTTGTACATctgtatttgaatatttatttttggtcTTTCCAGATTTTACTCCTCAATCTTATTTTATCAGGGAAACTGAACTCTCTCTCAGTCCAAGAAAACTGCAGGcagtttcagaattttcataaGACTTATGTATAATACGAGTGGAAAATTAGCAAAATGAAAAGGAGGTATTCAGTGAGGCATGTTAGACGGATTATTCAAAAGGCAACAGATGCTGATTTAGAAAGTGCAGGCATAATTTCTCAGGTAGTGGAAAGCCCACTCGGAGAGTCTTTGGTGACATCGAACACTGAAAACGAGTTAGATAGTACTTCTAGTGAGGATGAGCAGAGACATGTTGTTGACATTGTTGACGGCGATAGTACTGACACATTATTAAACAGTGACAGCCACATTCCATCAAATGATAATGCTTTATTTTCTGAAGAGGTACATAGTCCATCTGAAATTGAGTCCTTCGGTATTCTGAAAGTGACAATGActtatgcaaaaaatttaaaaatgacgtGGCAGCTTGGGCAATTGAACAAAATGTCCCTCATAAAACATGTAATTCAATGTTGAGCCTTTTACGAAAATATACCGATTACAGTTTTCCAAAAGATATTAGAACATTACTAAAGACTCCTAGAACAACTAATGTGAGACCCTTATGTAATGGAAGTTATTGTCACTTTGGTTTAGGCACTTTCATTCAACAAATGGTACTCGACATCAATGAAGATGTGCAGAATATTAATTTGTTGGTGAATATGGATGGATTGCCATTATTTAAATCATCTAAGGCTGAGTTGTGGCCGATATTGTGCTCGAACGATATAAGTCAAAAAGTCTATATTGCAGGGGCCTATTATGGATTTAATAAACCGAACAATTCAAATGAGTATCTAGAGCCATTTGTAACTGAGCTGAtaacttttataaataatgGATTTCGTATCGAAGATAAACAAATAGAAATAAGGTTACACGCTCTTATTTGTGATACCCCTgcaaaatcttttattttaaatgtaaaacCACATACAGGATATTACAGTTGTACGACATGTACAATTGAAGGATCCTGGAAAAGAAACCGAATGTGTTTTACGAATATAACAGCCAATACGCGATTGagaacagatcaaaagtttgCAGTCAATCATTATCAAGACTATCAAACTGGTTATACGATATTAAATTCTGTGCCATATTTTGGACTAGTGACAGGAGTACCTCGAGATTATTTGCACTTAGTGTGTTATGGTGGCGTTAAAAAAATAGTTCTGCTTGGAGTGGAAAACGGTCCTGTTTCGGTGCGAATACCGGTAGAAtcggtgaataaaatttcggaCTTGCTACTGTCGCTGCGTGATACAACTCCGAACGATTTTGCCAGAAGACCACGAGCTCTGCGCGATGTTCGACGCTGGAAAGCCACTGAATTTAGAACTTTTCTCTTATATACTGGTCCTGTCGTATTGCAAAACATTGTGAATGAGGATGTGTACAAACATTTTATTACTTTACATGTAGCCATTACGATTTTCATAAGTCCAATTTTTTGCAAGAACAGTGATCACCTTGATTATGCCGAGGCTTTGCTTGAACATTTCGTTGCTTCATTTGTAACATTATATGGTGAAGAGTACGTGTCTCATAACATACATAATCTACTACACTTGACCTCCGATGTTAGAAAGTATGGACCATTGGACGCattcgttttgaaaatttcttgtcctcgattaaaaaacttttaagaAAATCCGAAAAACCTTTGGAACAGTTGGCAAAAAGATATCATGAGATTCAAACATCCAGGCACGGTTATCTAGTAAGGAATGATTTGAGTAGTTCAAAGGTGTGCTTCACGAATATTCACTCTGATGGACCATTAGCTAATTGTCATGATGtaaaattacaatataaaGTAATTTCGAATCACTTATTCAATATCAAGTGTGACAGCCATCGCAACAACTGTTGTATGTTGAAAGATGGAAAGTGCATTGTAGctagaaatattattcaaagaaGTGACAATGAAATGTACATAGTTGGAAACGAATTGACGTATCTAGACAATCTTTATTCAGTACCTAGCGAGTCTAGCAGATTTGGATGCCAAATTGTATCAGCAAGTAACTCAGCATTAAATTTTTGGCCCGTTGATCAACTGAAGTGCAAACTGTGGAAAATGCCTTATAAACGTGATTATGTTGTTATGCCAGTAAACCACACTGTGTGGTAATAACTCGACTCacgaaatatttaaaacaatacGGTATACAACTGCATTAGTATAATATGTGAAGGTATTGAGATTTCGTACGTAAAGtttcatacattttatttCCTGTACGTGTATCAGTAACTGTATGATTTAAATACTTTCGCAGGGGACCGCAAGATTATATTATTGATTGAAAAGATAGAAAGATGGCAAAATACTCCGTAGTGGAATTTGAAGATGGTATACATTTGGTACCAACAGTGTGGCTGAATGACGACAAAACCTTATGCAGCTGGCCAACTCATTTGCGAAAACAATATGATGTAAACAACGCTGTCATTCGTTCGACGATACCCAACAGTGGCGGCAAAGAATGGGAGTATCTTAACGTAAAGAGGATATTTGGCACTGCAGGTATAAACCAGCTACGTATTAAACTTTATGTGagctttttcgttttggaattaCAATTCAAACATTTGAATGTTTCATTAAATTCACATCCGGTTGTACATAGCTATGAGAAAGGTATGGAGAAGTTATGTTTAGCCGAAGAGACTTCAAATATAGACGAAACTGCTTCATCGGATGATGAAGCTGAAGTTATTCGAGCAAAGAAAAGAAGGCGAGAAAAGGCTAGAAAACATTTCACTTCGACAGATGAAGAGATCCCCGACAAACAGCCACGAACCAAACTGCAACCCTTTCCTATAATGTCAaactttcataaaaatcaggACAAAACCTCGAGCTCGCAAAGAAGCCATGACGTCACTCGTGGAACTACGTCTTCGACAAAAGAAAATCGTGGCTTCAGCGAACTTAAACGGAGTATCACTGGTTGGGGTGAATTTTCTGCAACAAGGGGCAGCGAAATTTCCAGCTCTGAAAGAAGATACGACGTTCATCATGCCTCACAGAAAGAAGATCGTGCCTTCAATGAACTTGAACTGAGTTTTACAGGCCCAAATAAATCTCTAACAGAATCAGGTACATCTtgaagtgaatttttcaaatcaaatccgTGGCACAATATAACTAAATATGAGATGGTATTAAAAAAGTCAAACGTTTTTGATACAGTAAATCGTGGTGCAACTGGATGTAACACATCAGCAGTTTTCCCCTTGTCGCGTACTTCTAAGTCCCAAATTCCACAAAATAATGTTACCGGACTGAAAACACATAAAGCACGAGATGATAAAGATGCGGTTACTGCAACTGAAGGTATCTATATGAAGACAATAATGATTATTGAATTGTTATATGATTGTGCGAAATCTCAATATGAAGTCTTTTGTTCACATGTAGGCTTCCAGAAAATAGTGCTGAAGAAACTCAACAAACTCTTATACCAGATGGATGATTTACATGACAGACTAGCTGTGTTGGATAAGCATGGCCATAATTTACCCCTTGACGAATTCAATTCAGACGATGAGAAGGAGCTCGGTCTACCGTTACAAGGCGTTTCCGAACTCAccatatttgaagaaaaactcaaaaattcaACGCTCTTCGCTAAAATGGTATTGTACTTCGCAATGTATTGGATTTTTATGGCATTAGGGACTATGGACAAGTATACTCTATTAGGTTTCATAGACTATTGCATAATATTTGAAGGCCCTGCAAGAAAGGTGTATGcatagtgaaatttttcacagtcaTATGCAGGATCCCTTGCAAAAGGTTCCAGCTATTACACACTCCCATTGCAGggatttgacattttttttggtATAACATACTGAAATATCTGAAAACGTATGACAAACTGGAAGTTTGtgtaaggattttttttcattcaactcaTTGGTCATTTAAACCAACGAAACTTGATAAAGCTTGAAAGTGCAATTTCATAAcagttcgataaaattttaatgcaTTTCTTGATCCccagataattttttgaatcaatgACCTTTTGCCCAAGATGAAGAACCGGAGTGTATGTCGTCAAATGAAAGTGTACGATGTCACGCAATTTCAGCGATCAATGCGGTGCATAATATTTTGATTGAAGTACatttgatataatttattttagctGACGTGGTTAAAAAGATTTTGTGGGACAGACACCAATTCCAGTACGCAGAAAGTTCTTATAAAACTTGTCTCAAATTCATTGGCACAG contains:
- the LOC124411361 gene encoding uncharacterized protein LOC124411361, translated to MAKYSVVEFEDGIHLVPTVWLNDDKTLCSWPTHLRKQYDVNNAVIRSTIPNSGGKEWEYLNVKRIFGTADSYEKGMEKLCLAEETSNIDETASSDDEAEVIRAKKRRREKARKHFTSTDEEIPDKQPRTKLQPFPIMSNFHKNQDKTSSSQRSHDVTRGTTSSTKENRGFSELKRSITGWGEFSATRGSEISSSERRYDVHHASQKEDRAFNELELSFTGPNKSLTESVNRGATGCNTSAVFPLSRTSKSQIPQNNVTGLKTHKARDDKDAVTATEGFQKIVLKKLNKLLYQMDDLHDRLAVLDKHGHNLPLDEFNSDDEKELGLPLQGVSELTIFEEKLKNSTLFAKMLTWLKRFCGTDTNSSTQKVLIKLVSNSLAQQYSWAGAKGKRMFKDLHLVRLVMKAVRVRVPGASDVIFTDIISKWLAQAKLRFKREVEKLEKQKKSGQASAENPIASCSKEAADATNRAKEAANVEESATTDSE